The Rhinolophus ferrumequinum isolate MPI-CBG mRhiFer1 chromosome 4, mRhiFer1_v1.p, whole genome shotgun sequence genome has a window encoding:
- the LOC117021124 gene encoding LOW QUALITY PROTEIN: sperm-associated antigen 11-like (The sequence of the model RefSeq protein was modified relative to this genomic sequence to represent the inferred CDS: inserted 1 base in 1 codon) → MRLFSLFTVLFCVVQTNSGDMLPGIRNTICLMQHGTCRXFFCSSGEKKAEICSNLWNRCCISNAEEGRKYKPARGGRAET, encoded by the exons ATGAGATTATTCA GCCTCTTCACTGTCCTCTTCTGTGTGGTCCAGACGAACTCTG GAGATATGCTACCTGGAATTAGGAATACTATCTGCCTTATGCAACATGGAACCTGCA CTTTTTTCTGCAGTTCTGGTGAGAAAAAGGCTGAAATCTGCTCCAATCTCTGGAATAGATGCTGCATATCCAatgctgaggaaggaaggaaatataaacCAGCGAggggtggcagagctgagacctgA